In Sphingobacterium thalpophilum, a genomic segment contains:
- a CDS encoding C40 family peptidase, translated as MKTKKFIASMLFIGLCLVSQAQTNRNSKPESDPDNLAKEYFSQIMGVAVSATTNTKLYQFVYEWLGTPYRLGGDSKRGIDCSKFSYELYDKVFNTSLGYNSRNQYSQVKTVEKNELKAGDLVFFKIRSKSITHVGVYIGDNKFAHASSSKGVMISNLDEPYWRRYYYNGGRLPEDNRSLTAEILKAEKDNKLN; from the coding sequence ATGAAAACAAAGAAATTTATAGCGTCAATGCTATTTATCGGCTTATGTCTAGTGTCGCAGGCACAAACCAACAGAAACTCCAAACCAGAATCAGATCCTGATAATCTAGCGAAAGAATACTTTTCACAAATCATGGGAGTTGCAGTCTCAGCAACAACAAATACCAAACTTTATCAATTTGTTTACGAATGGTTGGGAACTCCATACCGCTTAGGAGGAGATTCAAAAAGAGGCATTGATTGTTCTAAATTTTCTTATGAATTATACGACAAAGTATTTAACACTTCGTTAGGATATAATAGCAGAAATCAATATTCTCAAGTCAAAACTGTCGAAAAAAATGAGCTAAAAGCAGGTGATTTGGTATTCTTCAAAATTAGAAGTAAAAGTATTACCCATGTAGGTGTTTATATCGGCGATAATAAGTTTGCACATGCCTCGTCCAGTAAAGGAGTTATGATTAGCAATTTAGATGAGCCATACTGGCGACGTTATTATTACAATGGTGGTCGTTTACCAGAAGATAATAGATCGCTTACAGCTGAAATATTAAAAGCGGAAAAAGATAATAAATTGAATTAA
- a CDS encoding homoserine kinase, producing MLSEVRVFAPATVANMICGFDILGFAVEQPGDEVVMRRTQQPGVTIREITGDDGRLPLDPGKNTVSACVQYLLQALNISSKVGVEIELHKHMPIGSGLGSSAASTVAGLFAINTMLGNPLTKEELLPFCVEGERLACGTGHADNVAPALYGGITLIRGNEPLDVISIPSPKELVAAVVFPQVDVPTRDARQLIKDKVLLKDAVTQWGNIAGLVAALFKEDYDLIARSMKDILIEPTRAILIPQFYEMKEIALKNGALSFGISGSGPSVVAITRDEKIAKDIADKIQTHLKENEIDSFGYVSRVNVEGPRVLD from the coding sequence ATGCTGTCGGAAGTTCGTGTTTTTGCACCTGCAACTGTCGCAAATATGATCTGCGGTTTTGATATATTGGGTTTTGCTGTTGAGCAACCCGGTGATGAGGTGGTGATGCGACGTACGCAACAACCTGGAGTAACGATTCGGGAAATAACTGGAGACGATGGAAGACTGCCGCTCGATCCCGGTAAGAACACCGTATCTGCCTGTGTGCAATATCTATTACAAGCCCTGAATATCTCATCAAAGGTAGGTGTCGAAATCGAATTGCATAAACATATGCCAATTGGATCTGGACTAGGTTCCAGCGCAGCAAGCACCGTAGCTGGGCTTTTTGCCATCAATACCATGCTCGGAAACCCTTTGACAAAAGAAGAATTATTACCATTTTGTGTTGAAGGTGAGCGTTTGGCTTGCGGTACAGGCCACGCCGATAATGTTGCTCCAGCGCTTTATGGAGGCATCACATTAATCCGGGGAAATGAACCTTTGGATGTTATTTCTATCCCTTCCCCAAAAGAACTCGTAGCAGCAGTGGTTTTTCCACAGGTCGATGTTCCCACACGTGACGCAAGACAACTCATAAAGGATAAAGTGCTGTTGAAAGACGCCGTGACACAATGGGGAAATATCGCGGGATTGGTCGCTGCATTGTTCAAAGAAGATTACGATCTCATTGCACGAAGCATGAAAGATATCCTCATTGAACCAACACGTGCAATTTTAATTCCCCAGTTTTATGAAATGAAGGAGATTGCTTTGAAAAATGGTGCCTTGAGTTTTGGTATTTCTGGCTCAGGCCCCTCTGTCGTTGCAATAACACGGGACGAAAAAATAGCAAAGGATATCGCCGACAAAATTCAAACTCATCTCAAAGAAAATGAAATTGACAGTTTTGGCTATGTTTCCCGTGTCAATGTCGAAGGACCCAGGGTTTTAGATTAA
- a CDS encoding class I SAM-dependent rRNA methyltransferase has product MKSVYLNKGKDKAAWQLHPWVFSGAIKSLSDKIEDGEVVGVYNAEREFIAYGLFHNSSRVAIRLLEWNPQAQIDADWWRARVQKAVAARQHLLQEGVTNTVRLIFAEADFLPGLIADKYADFISIQVHSVGVEKVKSVIIDELNALLQPKGIYERSDLKSREHEGLPDINGLLFGELPSEFVDVIENGIHYKVNIIDGQKSGFYCDQRENRQLTANYVSNKRVLDCFCYSGGFTLNSLKSGAAEVISVDSSALAIETLEKNIIENGFEPSRHSAILSDVNKQLRKFIDEGEKFDLIVLDPPKYAPSRSALERASRAYKDLNRRGLMLLNSGGLLATFSCSGAMDMDTFKQVLAWAALDAGKEIQFIRQFHQPEDHPVRASFPEGEYLKGLLVRVL; this is encoded by the coding sequence ATGAAATCAGTTTATTTGAATAAGGGTAAGGATAAAGCTGCCTGGCAATTGCATCCTTGGGTATTTTCTGGAGCAATTAAATCATTGTCCGATAAGATTGAAGATGGCGAAGTTGTTGGCGTTTACAATGCTGAACGTGAATTTATTGCCTATGGTCTATTTCACAATAGCTCGCGTGTAGCCATTCGTTTATTGGAATGGAACCCTCAAGCACAGATTGATGCAGATTGGTGGCGTGCCCGCGTTCAGAAGGCTGTAGCAGCAAGACAGCATCTGTTGCAAGAAGGTGTCACCAATACGGTTCGTTTAATCTTTGCTGAAGCAGATTTTCTTCCTGGACTTATTGCAGACAAATACGCGGATTTTATATCCATTCAGGTTCATTCAGTTGGGGTGGAAAAAGTCAAATCAGTTATTATCGATGAATTGAATGCTTTGCTGCAACCCAAAGGAATTTATGAGCGTAGTGATCTGAAATCTCGCGAACATGAAGGTTTACCTGATATCAATGGGCTTTTGTTTGGAGAACTTCCATCTGAATTTGTCGACGTTATCGAAAATGGCATTCATTATAAGGTGAACATTATTGATGGACAAAAATCGGGATTTTATTGCGACCAACGTGAAAATCGCCAGCTGACGGCCAATTACGTTTCAAATAAACGCGTCCTAGATTGTTTTTGCTATTCCGGTGGTTTTACGTTAAATAGCTTGAAAAGTGGGGCGGCAGAAGTCATATCTGTAGATAGTTCTGCACTTGCTATTGAAACCCTGGAAAAGAATATCATTGAAAATGGTTTTGAACCTAGTCGACATAGCGCAATATTGTCTGATGTAAACAAGCAATTGCGTAAATTCATTGATGAAGGGGAAAAATTTGATCTTATTGTCTTGGATCCACCGAAATATGCGCCCTCTCGATCTGCATTGGAAAGAGCGTCAAGGGCGTATAAAGACCTCAATCGCCGCGGATTGATGTTGTTAAATAGTGGTGGTTTATTAGCGACATTTTCTTGCTCAGGTGCGATGGACATGGATACGTTCAAACAAGTGCTCGCTTGGGCTGCACTGGATGCCGGTAAGGAAATTCAGTTTATCAGACAATTTCATCAACCTGAAGATCATCCTGTCCGGGCATCGTTCCCAGAAGGCGAGTATCTGAAAGGATTGTTGGTGCGCGTATTGTAA
- a CDS encoding MFS transporter, producing the protein MIQEKTSRPIFSILFAVSMVHLLNDMIQGVIPATYPLLKEEHHLSFSQVGMITMVYQIAASIFQPVVGSFTDKHPVPYSQIIGMSFSLLGMLLFSKAHSYEWILFSVFLVGIGSSIFHPESSRVAYMASGGRRSMAQSIFQIGGNAGTAMAPIIVAFLVLPRGQQAIAWMCLFTILGQFISYYIGSWYKKRLQSFAKSTKKTIRVPDLPHSRIVVTVIILLLLIVSKYFYIASITNYFQFYTIKKFGINEVEAQVYLFYFLIAVAVGTLLGGVFGDRFGRKYVIWFSVLGVAPFALALPYVGLTMTGILIVIIGLILSSAFPAIIVYAQELLPKKLGMVSGLFYGFAFGMGGIGSAVLGWQADHTSIEFIYHLCSYLPLMGIVAYFLPNLQKTPYKEI; encoded by the coding sequence ATGATACAAGAGAAGACGAGTAGACCTATTTTTTCTATTTTGTTTGCCGTAAGCATGGTGCATCTTTTGAACGATATGATTCAGGGAGTGATACCGGCAACCTATCCCTTGCTCAAAGAAGAGCATCATCTAAGCTTTTCTCAGGTTGGGATGATTACAATGGTTTATCAGATAGCAGCTTCAATATTCCAACCCGTTGTAGGCTCATTTACGGACAAACATCCTGTACCATACTCTCAGATCATTGGGATGTCTTTTTCCCTTCTCGGTATGCTTTTGTTTTCGAAAGCACATAGTTATGAATGGATCTTATTTTCTGTTTTTCTGGTAGGGATTGGTTCTTCAATCTTTCACCCTGAATCTTCTCGTGTAGCTTATATGGCATCGGGAGGGAGAAGAAGTATGGCACAATCTATTTTTCAGATTGGAGGAAATGCAGGGACCGCAATGGCCCCAATCATTGTCGCTTTTTTGGTATTACCGAGAGGGCAGCAGGCGATCGCCTGGATGTGCTTATTTACGATTCTCGGCCAATTTATATCTTATTATATTGGTAGTTGGTATAAAAAGAGACTTCAAAGCTTTGCCAAATCAACGAAGAAAACAATACGCGTGCCTGATCTACCCCATAGCCGAATCGTCGTGACCGTTATTATACTCCTCTTACTGATTGTTTCAAAATACTTCTATATAGCAAGTATTACAAACTATTTCCAGTTTTATACCATCAAGAAATTTGGGATTAATGAAGTGGAAGCACAAGTCTATCTATTTTATTTTCTGATAGCTGTTGCGGTGGGAACATTACTGGGCGGAGTATTCGGGGACCGATTTGGTCGCAAATATGTCATTTGGTTCTCCGTCTTGGGCGTTGCACCATTTGCATTAGCATTACCCTATGTCGGACTTACGATGACGGGAATACTAATCGTGATTATTGGATTGATTTTATCATCAGCTTTTCCAGCAATTATTGTTTATGCACAAGAACTATTGCCTAAGAAGTTGGGCATGGTTTCAGGTTTATTTTACGGCTTTGCATTTGGAATGGGAGGGATTGGATCCGCTGTACTTGGCTGGCAGGCAGATCATACGTCCATCGAGTTTATTTATCACCTATGTTCCTACCTGCCATTGATGGGTATTGTGGCTTATTTTCTTCCCAATCTACAAAAAACACCTTACAAAGAAATCTAG
- the tatA gene encoding twin-arginine translocase TatA/TatE family subunit: protein MSTSLLIMGIGGQELIVIVVILLLLFGGKKIPELMRGLGKGVKEFKEGQKDESSPEKKSEVEDNK from the coding sequence ATGTCAACATCATTATTAATCATGGGAATCGGGGGGCAAGAGTTAATTGTCATTGTAGTAATATTGTTACTATTATTTGGTGGCAAGAAGATTCCTGAATTGATGCGCGGATTGGGTAAAGGAGTAAAGGAATTTAAAGAAGGCCAAAAAGATGAGTCTTCACCTGAAAAAAAATCTGAAGTAGAAGATAACAAATAA
- a CDS encoding SGNH/GDSL hydrolase family protein, translating into MNTNRRSFIKKSIIGSGLLTGANILGNDVFAHESTASSSKISLNNDDIILFQGDSITDVGRDRNNRNANDTAALGHGYALLAASQLLNKYSAKKLKVYNTGISGNRVPDLQKRWTEDTLAIKPTVLSILIGVNDFWRTIDQGAQTTVEEYKSQYQQLLQETLQKLPNVKLIIGEPFAVKGVGHITEAWYPKFLAYQESAREVAKEFGAILIPYQKIFDNAQKNAPGAYWAADGVHPTLAGAQMMASAWMDCIK; encoded by the coding sequence ATGAACACAAACCGCAGATCATTTATCAAAAAAAGCATTATTGGTTCCGGTCTATTGACTGGTGCCAATATACTGGGAAACGATGTATTCGCTCACGAATCCACCGCCAGTTCCTCAAAAATCAGTTTAAATAACGACGACATCATTTTATTTCAGGGCGATTCCATTACGGATGTGGGCCGAGATAGAAACAATAGAAATGCCAATGATACCGCAGCACTTGGACATGGTTATGCTCTATTGGCTGCCAGCCAGCTCTTAAATAAATATTCGGCAAAAAAACTAAAGGTATATAATACAGGTATTAGTGGAAACCGTGTACCCGATCTTCAAAAGCGCTGGACAGAAGATACACTAGCGATTAAACCAACCGTATTAAGTATTCTGATTGGTGTAAACGACTTCTGGCGCACGATCGATCAAGGAGCACAGACTACGGTTGAAGAGTACAAATCCCAGTACCAACAGCTATTGCAGGAGACTTTACAAAAGCTTCCAAATGTCAAATTGATCATTGGAGAACCTTTTGCAGTAAAGGGCGTAGGTCACATTACTGAAGCGTGGTATCCAAAATTTTTGGCCTACCAAGAATCCGCTCGTGAGGTCGCCAAAGAATTTGGCGCAATTCTAATTCCCTATCAAAAAATATTCGACAATGCCCAAAAGAATGCTCCTGGTGCCTACTGGGCGGCAGATGGTGTACACCCTACCCTTGCCGGCGCACAGATGATGGCCTCAGCCTGGATGGACTGCATCAAATAA
- a CDS encoding LysM peptidoglycan-binding domain-containing protein, with the protein MIGKQTLISILGGVCYVLPLMAQESAVEGMKEAAHTFFQKSIEKEKQEIYQYLDSIKSSGSNRQHDAEITDEDIQLVRKLKAIEREVPLDYSPRVKDLIAKYTSDNYNPYMCRMMGLGQYYFPLFDKIMDEVGVPRELKYLSVVESSLNPRDISSAGATGLWQLMYYEAKTYHLTVDSYTDQRMDPIASSYAIAKILKEAYDEYGDWLLAIASYNGGKGAVSRAIQRSGKENATFWDIAPYLTQQTQNYIPKFIAMTYAMKYADENDINAADTELSLRTQALDINKRISLNQIADALQVSKETLRALNPSFKRNVLNGTEESPLRLVLPVLDKKIAAEELYAALNTPISSANPSQTENPSEPLQNGKYKVKVGETFASIADKFEVTVQDIKSWNNLRGNQIVPGQNLLIKKEDDFVNAKLARNTERSSKKNQQRAASATRTAYYVVKKGDTLSEIADKNSTSVGRLKSENDLNGSRIKPGMKLKVSKK; encoded by the coding sequence ATGATCGGAAAACAGACGTTAATTTCAATACTAGGAGGGGTATGCTATGTACTACCACTCATGGCCCAAGAAAGCGCTGTAGAAGGTATGAAAGAAGCTGCCCATACCTTCTTTCAAAAAAGCATCGAAAAAGAAAAACAAGAGATTTACCAGTACCTGGACAGTATAAAATCTTCCGGAAGTAACCGACAGCATGATGCTGAAATTACAGATGAAGATATACAGCTTGTACGGAAATTAAAGGCAATAGAACGTGAGGTTCCATTGGACTACTCACCACGAGTGAAAGATCTGATTGCCAAATACACGTCGGATAATTATAATCCCTATATGTGTAGGATGATGGGACTAGGACAATACTATTTCCCATTGTTTGATAAAATCATGGATGAAGTAGGAGTGCCGCGGGAACTCAAATATCTAAGTGTAGTCGAATCATCATTAAATCCACGTGATATCTCTAGTGCCGGAGCAACAGGATTATGGCAATTGATGTATTATGAAGCCAAAACTTATCATCTTACGGTGGACAGTTATACCGACCAACGTATGGATCCGATCGCTTCGAGCTATGCTATTGCAAAAATCCTAAAAGAAGCTTATGATGAATATGGCGATTGGTTGTTAGCGATAGCATCCTATAATGGCGGTAAAGGAGCGGTTAGCCGTGCGATCCAACGTTCGGGAAAGGAGAATGCTACTTTTTGGGATATCGCTCCATATCTAACGCAACAGACCCAAAACTATATCCCTAAGTTCATCGCAATGACCTATGCGATGAAATACGCAGACGAAAATGATATCAATGCTGCGGATACCGAACTTTCACTGAGAACTCAAGCATTGGATATCAATAAGCGTATTTCATTGAACCAAATAGCGGATGCTTTACAGGTGTCAAAAGAGACATTACGTGCATTGAATCCTAGTTTTAAAAGAAACGTGTTAAATGGCACTGAAGAGTCCCCATTGCGATTAGTTTTACCTGTATTGGATAAAAAGATTGCCGCAGAGGAATTGTATGCAGCGCTCAATACGCCAATATCTTCGGCAAATCCTAGTCAGACAGAAAATCCAAGCGAGCCTTTACAGAATGGGAAATATAAAGTGAAAGTTGGTGAGACATTCGCTTCCATTGCTGACAAGTTTGAAGTAACCGTACAGGATATAAAATCTTGGAATAACCTGCGTGGAAATCAGATTGTCCCTGGACAAAACTTACTGATAAAAAAGGAGGATGATTTCGTCAATGCGAAATTAGCTCGTAACACAGAAAGGTCTTCAAAGAAAAACCAACAACGTGCCGCTAGCGCCACGCGTACAGCTTACTATGTCGTTAAGAAAGGTGATACATTATCTGAGATCGCAGATAAAAATAGCACATCAGTCGGTCGACTTAAAAGTGAAAATGATTTAAATGGAAGCCGGATAAAACCGGGGATGAAATTGAAAGTCTCAAAAAAATAA
- the thrC gene encoding threonine synthase — MKFYSTNNKTLEVSFKDAVFNSLPADKGLYMPEEIPQLDPLFIKNIQQYSLQEIAFEVASTLLGKDIPKGDLKQIVNDAINFDAPVRFLTDSTAVLELFHGPSYAFKDFGARFMSRVMGYFSKTDDKLLDVLVATSGDTGGAVALGFLGVEGTRVTILYPKGKVSEVQELQLTTNGQNIRAIEVEGTFDDCQALVKQAFSDAELNAVLRLTSANSINIARLIPQTFYYFYAYAQLKSQGINEAVFTVPSGNFGNIGAGLLAYKMGLPVKHFVAATNVNDTVPRFLSSGKYEPLPSVQTLSNAMDVGNPSNWVRIQDLFGGNVEELKNMLSSYTFTDEETKEGMQKLYEESNYIACPHTAIAWLGARAYAKEHPGHYASVFLSTAHPCKFPDAIAADVFGKIVLPAGAETLQGKEKLAEPLKVDFEAFKKYLINHN; from the coding sequence ATGAAATTTTATAGTACAAATAATAAAACATTAGAAGTCTCCTTTAAAGATGCGGTCTTCAATTCTCTCCCTGCAGACAAAGGATTGTATATGCCTGAAGAGATTCCACAATTGGACCCGCTATTCATTAAGAATATTCAACAGTATTCCTTGCAGGAGATTGCTTTCGAAGTAGCTTCTACACTATTGGGAAAAGATATTCCCAAAGGCGATTTAAAACAGATTGTGAACGATGCCATCAATTTTGATGCTCCTGTAAGATTCTTGACCGACAGCACGGCTGTGCTCGAACTATTTCATGGGCCGTCTTATGCTTTTAAAGATTTCGGAGCTCGGTTTATGAGCAGGGTTATGGGCTATTTTTCAAAGACTGACGATAAATTACTGGACGTGCTTGTTGCGACGTCAGGCGATACAGGAGGAGCTGTTGCATTGGGCTTTTTGGGCGTAGAAGGAACACGTGTGACGATCTTATATCCTAAAGGTAAAGTCTCGGAAGTTCAGGAACTACAATTGACCACCAATGGACAAAATATTCGTGCTATTGAAGTTGAAGGAACTTTTGACGATTGTCAGGCATTAGTAAAGCAAGCTTTTAGTGATGCAGAACTCAATGCTGTATTGCGTTTGACCTCCGCTAATTCAATCAATATAGCACGGCTGATCCCACAGACATTTTATTATTTTTATGCGTATGCACAATTGAAGTCACAAGGAATCAATGAGGCCGTGTTTACAGTGCCGAGTGGTAATTTTGGTAATATCGGGGCTGGTTTATTGGCCTATAAAATGGGACTTCCAGTGAAGCATTTTGTAGCTGCAACAAACGTCAATGATACCGTTCCTCGATTCCTTTCTTCCGGCAAATATGAACCACTGCCTTCTGTTCAAACCTTAAGCAACGCCATGGATGTTGGGAATCCCAGCAACTGGGTGCGTATACAGGATCTTTTTGGCGGAAATGTGGAGGAATTAAAAAATATGCTCTCTTCTTATACATTTACGGATGAAGAAACAAAAGAAGGAATGCAAAAATTATATGAAGAATCGAACTATATCGCCTGTCCGCATACAGCAATCGCCTGGCTTGGCGCTCGTGCTTATGCAAAGGAGCATCCAGGTCATTACGCTTCGGTTTTCTTATCGACAGCACATCCCTGCAAATTCCCCGACGCAATAGCAGCAGATGTATTTGGAAAAATAGTGTTGCCTGCCGGTGCAGAAACATTGCAAGGAAAAGAAAAATTAGCGGAACCTTTAAAAGTTGATTTCGAAGCCTTCAAAAAATATTTAATCAACCATAACTAA
- the thrA gene encoding bifunctional aspartate kinase/homoserine dehydrogenase I, whose translation MKVLKFGGTSVGTVESLKAVLNIVKKSYDAKEKPLVVLSAMSGVTNLLTQLAEDAAEGKSFSDGLKSLEDKHFTVVKELLAVKYQNPVFTKLKLFFNEIEDLLQGISALKELSNQSKDLILSYGERCSNYMVSKVMEQYIPESLFVDASHYVKTDSNFGNAHLNEMLTEQLVKSLYITHGDKLLFVTGFIGSNENGRITTLGRGGSDYTAAIFGSILDATAIEIWTDVNGMLTADPRIVKKAFSLPVLSYTEAMELSYFGAKVIYPPTMIPAFLKKIPIVIRNTFEPDFSGTVIQFDSGKTALPIKGISSISDISVINLSGSGMIGKSGFSGRLFTLLAREQINVVLITQSSSEHSITFAVNPSDAKRAIQLIEVEFELEIQANKLVVPAIEENLSVLAIVGENMKKTPGMAGRLFAALGRNGINVRAIAQGSSEYNISVIIGKEDLAKALNAVHDAFFAELKKTLHVFNIGTGNIGATLFKQLENQHDFLLDKNDIEIKVVGISNSRKMLFNTEGVDLNNWSDELAKNGTESDLALFIDRMKALNLPNCVFIDNTASKLPATYYEDIFKSNISIVTCNKIANSGKFEQYKTLRDTAHRHGVDFFYETNVGAGLPIVRVLKDLMLSGDRILKIEAILSGTISYIFNNFKADASFYDIVKQAQELGYTEPDPRDDLGGVDFMRKMLILARDAGYAVEAEDVDLGAILPPACLKADTVDSFYTELQQENEYFEAMKKKAANENKVIRYIGKLENGKVSIAIQFVDENHPFYALSGSDNIISFTTERYKERPLVVKGPGAGAEVTAAGVFADLVNVGA comes from the coding sequence ATGAAAGTTTTAAAATTTGGAGGCACATCGGTCGGGACGGTAGAAAGTCTAAAGGCGGTCTTAAACATTGTAAAAAAATCTTACGATGCAAAGGAAAAACCATTGGTTGTGTTGTCAGCTATGTCAGGTGTAACAAACTTACTTACCCAACTGGCGGAGGACGCTGCCGAAGGAAAGTCCTTTTCGGATGGTCTAAAGTCCTTGGAAGATAAGCATTTTACGGTTGTCAAAGAGCTCTTGGCTGTGAAATATCAAAATCCTGTATTTACAAAGCTAAAGTTGTTTTTTAATGAGATAGAAGATCTCCTGCAAGGAATTTCTGCACTAAAGGAGCTGAGTAATCAAAGTAAAGATTTGATCCTTAGCTACGGTGAGCGTTGCTCAAATTATATGGTATCTAAGGTGATGGAACAATATATTCCCGAGTCTCTATTTGTAGATGCATCCCATTATGTGAAAACTGATTCAAATTTTGGTAATGCACATTTAAATGAAATGCTAACGGAGCAATTGGTGAAATCATTGTATATCACGCATGGTGATAAACTACTGTTTGTCACCGGTTTTATCGGAAGTAATGAAAATGGACGTATTACCACCTTGGGAAGAGGTGGATCAGATTATACCGCAGCGATCTTCGGGTCGATACTGGACGCAACAGCCATTGAAATTTGGACAGATGTGAATGGGATGTTAACTGCCGATCCACGTATTGTGAAGAAAGCGTTTTCCTTGCCTGTATTATCATACACAGAGGCAATGGAGTTATCTTACTTCGGTGCTAAGGTGATTTATCCTCCAACGATGATTCCGGCTTTCTTAAAGAAAATACCGATAGTTATTCGAAATACTTTTGAGCCTGATTTTTCAGGGACAGTGATTCAGTTTGATAGTGGAAAAACTGCGCTGCCAATCAAGGGGATTTCTTCGATCTCGGATATTTCTGTCATCAACCTGAGTGGATCAGGGATGATCGGTAAATCGGGTTTTAGCGGACGGCTTTTTACGCTATTGGCTCGAGAGCAGATCAATGTTGTGCTAATCACGCAATCATCTTCCGAACACAGCATCACATTTGCTGTCAATCCATCGGATGCCAAACGCGCTATACAATTGATCGAAGTGGAGTTTGAGCTTGAAATCCAGGCAAATAAACTGGTCGTTCCTGCGATCGAAGAAAACCTGTCGGTCTTAGCTATCGTTGGTGAAAATATGAAAAAAACTCCCGGCATGGCCGGTCGGTTATTTGCAGCATTAGGACGCAACGGTATCAACGTCCGTGCTATTGCACAGGGATCATCCGAATACAATATATCTGTAATTATTGGTAAAGAAGATTTAGCGAAGGCACTTAATGCCGTACATGATGCGTTTTTTGCAGAGCTAAAGAAAACGCTGCATGTATTTAATATCGGTACCGGTAACATTGGTGCAACTTTATTTAAACAATTGGAAAATCAACATGACTTCCTATTGGATAAAAATGATATCGAAATTAAAGTTGTTGGAATTTCCAATAGCCGTAAAATGCTTTTCAATACCGAAGGTGTTGATTTAAATAATTGGTCGGATGAACTTGCTAAAAATGGAACTGAATCAGACCTGGCATTGTTTATAGATCGAATGAAAGCGCTGAATTTGCCGAACTGTGTATTTATCGATAATACTGCAAGCAAATTACCTGCAACCTACTACGAAGATATCTTTAAATCCAATATTTCAATCGTCACCTGCAATAAAATTGCGAATTCAGGTAAATTCGAGCAATATAAAACATTACGCGATACTGCTCATCGACACGGTGTAGATTTCTTTTATGAAACAAATGTAGGTGCAGGATTGCCTATCGTCAGGGTGCTCAAAGACTTGATGCTGAGCGGTGACCGTATTCTGAAGATAGAGGCTATTCTTTCAGGGACAATCTCGTATATTTTCAACAATTTTAAAGCAGATGCTTCTTTTTATGATATCGTCAAACAGGCTCAGGAGCTGGGATACACCGAGCCAGATCCAAGGGATGATTTAGGTGGTGTAGATTTTATGCGTAAAATGCTCATCCTGGCGAGAGATGCGGGGTATGCTGTTGAGGCCGAAGATGTAGACCTCGGTGCAATATTACCTCCAGCATGTTTGAAAGCAGATACAGTAGATTCTTTTTATACAGAATTGCAACAGGAAAATGAATATTTCGAAGCAATGAAGAAGAAAGCAGCCAATGAAAATAAAGTAATCCGCTACATCGGGAAATTGGAAAATGGAAAGGTATCCATTGCGATTCAGTTTGTTGATGAAAACCATCCTTTTTATGCTTTATCAGGCAGCGATAACATTATATCGTTTACAACAGAGCGTTATAAAGAACGTCCCCTTGTCGTAAAAGGTCCTGGTGCGGGAGCTGAGGTGACAGCTGCCGGTGTATTTGCAGATTTGGTAAATGTTGGAGCATAA
- a CDS encoding phosphoribosyltransferase family protein, which produces MSSKKTLILNKEQIKQKSIRIAYQILEDNFEDETLVLVGIADRGYVFAQRLQAILQEISTKEILLIKVTMKKTSRSLSASTDIPVDIAKDKTIILVDDVLNSGRALAYGLGVFLNVPLKKMRTAVLIDRSHHKFPIFSDYYGTKLSTILREHVTVTLEEFDKEEDAAWLI; this is translated from the coding sequence ATGTCTTCAAAGAAAACGCTCATCTTAAATAAAGAACAAATAAAACAAAAATCTATTCGGATTGCCTATCAAATTTTGGAAGACAATTTTGAAGATGAAACACTTGTATTGGTAGGAATTGCTGACCGGGGTTATGTATTTGCACAACGCCTTCAGGCGATTTTACAGGAGATTTCAACGAAGGAAATCCTGCTGATTAAAGTTACTATGAAGAAAACGAGTAGATCGTTGAGTGCAAGCACAGACATACCTGTTGATATTGCAAAAGATAAGACCATCATCTTAGTCGATGATGTACTGAATAGTGGTAGAGCCTTAGCCTATGGACTAGGTGTATTCTTAAACGTTCCATTGAAGAAAATGAGAACGGCTGTATTAATTGATAGAAGCCACCATAAGTTCCCTATATTTAGTGACTACTATGGTACGAAGCTTTCAACGATATTAAGAGAACATGTCACCGTTACTCTTGAAGAATTTGACAAAGAAGAAGATGCAGCATGGTTAATTTAA